gattttcTCCACGGGCTGAATTTGCCCTACTCgatactgggtgactgatggtcagtgatgtatatatttcgggatggatcttccctgggccgtttTGGGCAATATACAGTACCTAGTGATTGAGcgtttgagagtgtgagcacatgaggctgtcagcatgatacatcacatacaacatgtgcattggcatagTAGAAATAGAGGAGttatatttttcatatcattcagattgatctattttactattttaagatatctatcgaacttgaaagcatgtctacatttctgtactattattttctatattgaattgtgtcggttgagttcgtcactactttcagcccacagtttgggcttgttacttactgagttggttgtactcacgctacactctgcacctcgtgtgcagatccaggtacttccggttACGGCGGCTGCTAATTGAGGAGACAGGATCTCAGaaactatcgaggtagctgcatggcgttcgcaggccttgactctccttcattatctttatctgtACTTCAGCTTTTTTGTTACTCCTTAGAcactgtagtagactgtattctgacatagatgctcatgtactcggtgatacCCCAATTTTGGAATAAATTGTATTGTGTTGCGGGTTATTTCGGTTCCAAAAAggattttcttaaatattaaatgTTTCTGCCTATATTTTTAAAAGTTGTTAATGTGTTGAGATAGTTGAGTAGTgacttgcctagtttcacgatatgtgccatcacgacggttgattttTAGTTTGTGACAGAGACGCTCTGCTTGGTCAGAGTTGTTATACGGATGATGAAGTTATTTTCATTTGGAGTGAAATAACTATCACATGATATCAATGATTAAACAACTATAGTTAGCAATTTATGAGAGGAACGGACCATTAAAAGTCTACTCGAATGGGATGAAAATGTAAAAGTATCATGTCTTGAAAATTTTCACGTAAGAACATTCTTTATATATAAATATTCCGACGCGAGTGTTTTATGTTTGATTCTTTGGATATACAATAGTATGTCATTACCCTTTAAGCAAAAACCTTTTCTATAAAATTTATATACCAAAATATAGGTACACATTCGAAAAACTATAATTAGATAAAATTATAACAATATTCATAATAATTATACTCTTTAACTTAATTTATATATAAAGTGCTTTCTAAATATTTGTATTAAAAGAGCATATTTCATTTAATTTTGCAAGTCAGGTATACATAATTTAATaacatttatgattttttaaagtATTATACTTATTAATATAGAGTACACGCGCAACACTCGTacctatctatctatctatctgtattatattaaaagtacgaagccTATTAGCGAAACGTCGTTCGCTTTTTTTACCATCTAAAACTTATTTCACACCGGATAAAAAAGTTATTTAATTATTAACTTAATATTTAGTATCTTAAAATCAACTAAACTTttgattattaaatattttcttatttgaattgtGTAAGTATTagtaatatttaggactttattAATTTACCTTAATAACGAACTTAATGCATGTTGAACGTATTACTTGTCAAAATACTCTTGAAATTAAATAACGTGGAAGGAATTGTGAATGTGCTATTTTATTTATATCAGAAGTCAATTACTATTTGAAATCTAAATAACTGCAATATAGAATGATAAATAGTTAAACGTCACGGTGTCAATTAATGATGGATTTTTAATggttattttttactttttgtaCTATTATAGTTGAACtactttcctactcaaataatattatttaaaaaatgatactcaaaaatgagaaaaaataattaacaaaactTAGAAGAGATAGAGGTGATTAGCAATAGTTAATAACACTAGTGATTCTTCAAATATAAAGATCCAAAGTGAAATGTCAGATAAATATTTACCCtctaagaatagaatttttatTGCATAATTGAAACTCAGAATAAACCAATACTAAGAATTTGCAGAAAAATACATTATTTCCTTTAGAATTAAGGAAAAATGATTACGTTTTAAACTTAGCTATAGCAAAagatccaattcaattattttttaaactaaTCGTCGTAAAATAAGTTATTTTTTAAGTAGATAAAACTCTTagaatataataataaagtaaaattATTTATAGTACAATAAGTTTAAATTGGCTAAGAGAAAACTTAAAACAATAAGGATGGAACAGTTGAAGTCAGATTATATTCTAACGAATGACAACTcattatattttatataaattaaGTTACTTATTTTCAAAAATAGTAACCCAATATTAAACTTTTTTGGCTTTATGTTGTCACTTACAATTGTTTTCGGAATCATAGGCCGACCACGTTATTCCAAAATTTCTAGAAGACTAAAAGCGTCATTTTTTTCAATTTATGTTActtcataaattttaaaaaatcatgataaaaatatttttatgttaCTTATTTGTTTTCAGTAGGTGGCATTAATAACAATAGTTTTCATAAAATATTCCTACAGAAATCCTCATACAACCACAGTAGGATAATAACTAAGAATCTAGGAGTTTTATTTTACGGATTCTTCTTTTATTGAGTTAGTGATATATAATCAATATTCACCGTCCTCAAACTTTACGCCTTTTGTTTTATGACTCAAATTAAGAaagacttttatatatatattgaacaTTTTCTACACTCATTTTCACATATAAACTcaatttctttttaatttcacTCCTTACGAGCCAAAAGATACATAATAGTTGTATTTTTTTTAGAATGTATATAATAGTTGTATTTGATACAATCAAAGttaaagaagtacaatatgagcATTTCATAGCGAATTAGTGAATCAATTTGTCTCTCAATCAGTAGTTCGTTGACCAATAGAATTCAATTGTAATATTTTTGCACTCCATAATGAAATAGAGTATACCTATCTAACGCAACAAATTTTCCTACTCTCTTGCTCATGACTTGATCTTGTTCTGTTTATTTGAAATACTTTGATCCGAAAtagaagcttaaataaaaagttACGCGACAATTCCTTCCTTAATTTTCAGCTAGTTTTTGTTGCTTTGTTTCTCTTtcgaaagaaaaaacaaaaagaagcaACATGTTGCTTGCTATACTGATCGCCAATTCTGAGGGTAATATACTTGTGGAACGGTAATTAACTTCAACCTCTTCTTTCTTTGAATGTTATTTTACGATAACTATTTTGAAATAAACTTCTCTTTCTTTTCGTTTTTCTTCCTTGTGAACATTTAATATATACAGTTCTCTTATTGTATTGATAGTTTAAATCACTTATCTTAATCTGTAACTTTGAAAATAGCGGTGGATCGGAGCTCATAACTCCTCCACTATACGCTTAATCTTAATTTGTAAGGAGTTCGATCTTATGGTTttcctctcttcttcttcttcttcttctcccttTCCCTTATATTTATCGGTCCACCTCacccaaaaaaataaattatctAACAAATAAAAAGACATGAACTTTAATTTAACAATAGAATGGGGTATAAGTGATTTATGTGTCATTCATCAATTTTAATACTAATAATTTTTATTCGTATTTCTCATTGAGCAACTACTATGCAgctcttcttcttcataaataacaaAGAATTAATTAATCATTTAATTTATATCAAGCACAAATCCGATTCATATCCTTTTCTTTGCATGCAGTTTCAATGGAGTTCCAACAGAAGAAAGTCTACATTGGCGGTCTTTCTTAGTTAGATTGGGAGCAGAAAATCTTAAAGGGGTCaaaaatgaagagcttcttgTAGCTTGTCACAAGTATGtaaattttaaacaatttttttGCCTAATTTTACGATATAAAATTTAATAGATTAATTAAGTATTGATTGCTTGTAAATTAGTTACTCTATTTAATATGGTATTAATATAACCAAATGATATCGATATTCTAGCAATACAATAAATAAGCTAAGGAGATTTTTGAAGATTTGCAACTAGTCTTTACTCTTTATTTTTACATAgcttatgttttaaaattttactTCTTCTCCAGATCAGTTTATGTGGTATACACAATATTAGGAGGTGTCAGCATATATGTGGTTGGCAAAGAAGAATACGATGAACTTGTTTGTAAGTATATTAAGCTTCGTATTAATCATTTATTGTGCTTCATTTCATTGTGTTGGGCTCAAATCAGTCCAAAGT
This sequence is a window from Nicotiana tomentosiformis chromosome 5, ASM39032v3, whole genome shotgun sequence. Protein-coding genes within it:
- the LOC104085693 gene encoding uncharacterized protein — encoded protein: MLLAILIANSEGNILVERFNGVPTEESLHWRSFLVRLGAENLKGVKNEELLVACHKSVYVVYTILGGVSIYVVGKEEYDELVLSEVIYVITSIVRDACGKPPSERLFLDKYGKICLCLDEIVCKGLLENTEKDRIKRLVRLKPPSEF